Proteins from one Microbacterium faecale genomic window:
- a CDS encoding LacI family DNA-binding transcriptional regulator, whose product MSRSEVTDSGATKPNIRQVAAIAGVSHMTVSRVLNDYPHIREATRRRVLDVIEELGYRPNMAARALATHRTQRIGVLVESAIEFGPTSILRAVESAARGAGYAVSSIAAGDGDEISPQEAVDNLTGQGIDALCVVAPRSSSVAALRKTSMSVPVLVVKPDDDPTFLTASIDQQQGTTLAVDHLVSLGHRDILHLAGPLDWLDARARERAFHARAKEWGIRQRPIVVGDWSADFAYDFANGMRELPEYTAVFVANDSMAVGLIHGLHDRGFSVPDDLSVVGFDDIPLAAHVLPPLTTVTQNFRALGSSVVDMLHAAIERREIPKVTRIPTELIARGSSAAARRGADPR is encoded by the coding sequence GTGAGTAGGAGCGAGGTGACCGACTCGGGTGCGACGAAGCCGAACATTCGGCAGGTCGCGGCCATCGCGGGCGTCTCGCACATGACCGTGTCGCGTGTGCTCAACGACTATCCCCACATCCGCGAGGCGACGCGACGCCGCGTGCTCGACGTGATCGAGGAGCTGGGCTACCGACCGAACATGGCCGCCCGCGCCCTCGCGACGCACCGGACGCAGCGGATCGGCGTGCTCGTCGAGAGCGCCATCGAATTCGGACCCACGAGCATTCTGCGCGCGGTCGAGTCAGCCGCCCGCGGGGCCGGCTACGCGGTCAGTTCGATCGCGGCAGGCGACGGCGACGAGATCAGCCCGCAGGAGGCGGTCGACAACCTGACGGGCCAGGGCATCGACGCCCTGTGCGTCGTCGCCCCGCGCTCCTCGTCAGTCGCTGCCCTGCGCAAGACGTCCATGAGCGTCCCCGTCCTCGTCGTCAAGCCCGACGACGACCCGACGTTCCTCACCGCATCGATCGACCAACAGCAGGGCACGACCCTCGCGGTCGACCACCTCGTCTCACTCGGCCACCGCGACATCCTTCACCTCGCCGGGCCCCTCGACTGGCTCGACGCCCGCGCCCGCGAACGTGCGTTTCACGCGCGGGCGAAGGAGTGGGGAATTCGCCAGCGCCCGATCGTCGTCGGCGACTGGTCGGCCGACTTCGCCTACGACTTCGCCAACGGCATGCGCGAGCTGCCCGAGTACACCGCCGTCTTCGTCGCCAACGACTCCATGGCGGTCGGCCTCATTCACGGCCTCCACGACCGCGGCTTCTCGGTGCCGGACGACCTCAGCGTCGTCGGGTTCGACGACATCCCGCTCGCAGCCCACGTCCTCCCGCCGCTGACCACGGTCACCCAGAACTTCCGCGCACTCGGATCCTCGGTCGTCGACATGCTCCATGCCGCGATCGAACGCCGCGAGATCCCGAAGGTGACACGGATCCCGACCGAGCTCATCGCGCGCGGATCGAGCGCGGCCGCAAGGCGAGGGGCGGATCCACGATGA
- a CDS encoding ABC transporter substrate-binding protein, with amino-acid sequence MQQDCRHGRQQGGCNLLDRTLPEPTAAVDEPLTPISVSGVYWIELAPVLVAARDFYPQPLTVGDGGITRITSGEADLATNAETQLLRESVTNSDLRIIMTVTEGFFRIVGRRSAGIETPADLKGKTIMLPRKTSANYFLVAMLETVGLTEDDVNIIGLAKEKDGQGGMAQMSGYLARGEVDAISIWEPEPVNAIEQLGDDAILFQDRDLYREVFNLHARAQDLADPEKRRSIVAYVRAVAEASEALKEEPTRYWDHISDISGFSLHEIEQSWPELEFPVQIIPDMLDVLEREDVWVAKELHRAPRSREELAKLIDRSVLAEALGGHNDR; translated from the coding sequence ATGCAACAGGACTGTCGGCACGGACGACAACAAGGTGGTTGTAACTTGCTGGACCGAACGCTCCCCGAACCCACTGCTGCGGTAGACGAGCCGCTCACACCCATCTCTGTCTCAGGCGTCTACTGGATCGAGCTCGCGCCCGTGCTGGTGGCGGCCCGAGATTTCTACCCTCAACCCCTGACCGTGGGGGACGGCGGCATCACCAGGATCACGTCGGGTGAGGCCGACCTCGCCACGAACGCGGAGACACAGCTTTTGCGCGAATCGGTGACCAACTCCGACCTGAGGATCATCATGACGGTCACCGAGGGGTTCTTCCGGATCGTGGGGCGTCGATCGGCAGGCATCGAAACACCTGCAGACCTGAAGGGCAAGACGATCATGCTGCCTCGGAAGACATCGGCGAACTACTTCCTCGTGGCGATGTTGGAGACCGTCGGTCTTACCGAGGACGACGTCAACATCATTGGCCTCGCGAAGGAGAAGGACGGACAGGGTGGGATGGCGCAGATGTCTGGCTATCTCGCCCGCGGAGAAGTCGATGCAATCTCCATCTGGGAGCCGGAGCCGGTTAACGCCATTGAGCAGCTGGGTGATGATGCGATCCTCTTCCAGGATCGAGACCTTTACCGCGAGGTGTTCAATCTCCACGCGAGGGCGCAAGACCTCGCCGACCCCGAGAAGCGCCGCTCGATCGTCGCGTATGTGCGCGCTGTCGCCGAGGCGAGTGAAGCGCTGAAGGAAGAGCCCACGCGTTACTGGGACCACATCTCCGATATCTCCGGATTCTCGCTTCACGAGATTGAACAGAGCTGGCCGGAGCTGGAGTTCCCCGTCCAGATAATTCCCGACATGCTGGATGTACTGGAGCGCGAGGACGTGTGGGTGGCCAAGGAACTTCACCGGGCACCGCGCAGTCGCGAAGAGCTGGCAAAGCTGATTGACCGATCTGTCCTGGCCGAGGCCCTCGGGGGTCACAATGATCGCTGA
- a CDS encoding ABC transporter permease has protein sequence MKRLIHYSKLLLSSFVLFLVVISVLFLLLEASPGDPVHAILGDTPVTDEFLEKMRQTYGLDRPVWERYFIYMGNVLTGNLGYSYLHAGSPVLTLVLERIGPTLALAIPAFLISTAGGLVFGAIAARTRKRWLDSFISGSAIALFSIPNFWLGMLLLLSFSIELGWLPIQGASPRGVPGIQVQYLILPVLTMATSELAYKTRIMRASVIESLGQDYIDTARSKGLTEREVLWRHALPNALLPMVTVAGYSLGFMVAGSVVTERVFGWPGMGLMFVESVERGNNQVVLGIVIVLTFTIIIVNILTDMLYGLVDPRVRESFASSKKVKVAAS, from the coding sequence ATGAAGCGGCTGATCCACTACAGCAAGCTGCTGTTGTCGTCGTTCGTCTTATTCCTGGTAGTTATCAGCGTCCTGTTTCTCCTGCTCGAGGCATCCCCGGGCGACCCCGTCCACGCCATTCTGGGGGATACGCCGGTCACCGACGAGTTCCTCGAAAAAATGCGACAGACCTACGGCCTGGATCGCCCCGTGTGGGAGCGATACTTCATCTATATGGGCAATGTGCTCACGGGAAACCTCGGCTACTCCTATCTTCATGCCGGGAGCCCCGTTCTGACGCTGGTGCTGGAGCGCATCGGACCGACCTTGGCGCTCGCAATTCCCGCGTTTCTGATTTCCACCGCCGGCGGTCTGGTGTTCGGCGCAATCGCCGCCCGTACCCGCAAGCGTTGGCTGGATAGCTTCATCTCCGGATCCGCGATCGCGCTGTTTTCAATTCCCAACTTCTGGCTGGGAATGCTCCTCCTGCTGAGTTTCTCGATTGAACTCGGATGGCTACCGATTCAGGGGGCAAGCCCACGGGGCGTGCCAGGCATTCAGGTCCAGTATTTGATCCTGCCTGTGCTGACGATGGCAACGAGCGAGCTTGCTTACAAGACTCGAATCATGCGCGCGTCCGTCATCGAGTCGCTGGGGCAGGACTACATCGATACGGCGAGGTCCAAGGGCCTGACGGAACGAGAGGTTCTCTGGCGGCACGCGCTGCCCAATGCGCTGCTGCCGATGGTGACGGTGGCCGGCTACAGCCTGGGCTTCATGGTCGCGGGGTCAGTCGTCACCGAGCGAGTCTTTGGCTGGCCCGGCATGGGGCTGATGTTCGTTGAGTCGGTCGAGCGCGGTAACAACCAAGTTGTTCTCGGCATTGTCATCGTTCTCACCTTCACCATCATCATTGTCAACATCCTCACGGACATGCTTTATGGGCTGGTGGATCCGCGAGTGCGCGAGAGCTTCGCATCGAGCAAGAAAGTGAAAGTGGCCGCCTCATGA
- a CDS encoding ABC transporter ATP-binding protein, translating to MSIQTDTVTPSEGRPPLLEIEGLRVVLPTGPRSSVEAVRSVDLRVRDGERVGIVGESGSGKSITGRAIAGLLPRSPRVDVTGSLRFEGKEMLGAPAAEWAEIRRHRVGMIFQDPMSFLNPTTRIGRQVAESFSPERGRKRSEQKEEVYGFLEQAGLDNPRQVAARFPHELSGGMRQRVLVAIAIAKRPQLILADEPTTALDVTVQQRVLKTLDATVRDLDTSLILISHDLAVVAGMTDRVYVMYNGRILEEGKTERVITDPQHRYTKALLRSVRSLTGRGEELYSMPPELRRSLNEETAHAS from the coding sequence GTGAGTATTCAAACGGATACGGTCACACCGTCGGAAGGGCGGCCGCCGCTCCTGGAAATCGAAGGACTTCGTGTCGTGCTCCCGACCGGTCCGCGCAGCTCGGTCGAGGCAGTGCGGAGCGTCGATCTCCGTGTCCGCGACGGGGAGCGGGTCGGGATCGTCGGCGAGTCCGGGTCGGGGAAGTCGATCACCGGGCGCGCTATCGCCGGACTGCTTCCGAGATCTCCTCGCGTTGACGTGACCGGTTCGCTTCGTTTCGAAGGCAAGGAGATGCTGGGCGCACCTGCCGCCGAGTGGGCTGAGATCCGCCGCCACCGAGTCGGGATGATCTTTCAAGACCCGATGTCCTTCCTGAACCCGACCACGCGAATTGGTCGTCAGGTTGCCGAGTCCTTCTCTCCGGAACGTGGACGGAAGCGCTCCGAGCAGAAGGAAGAAGTGTATGGCTTCCTGGAGCAAGCAGGTCTGGACAATCCTCGGCAGGTGGCCGCGAGGTTCCCCCACGAGCTGAGCGGTGGCATGCGCCAACGGGTACTGGTTGCGATCGCCATCGCGAAGCGCCCACAGCTCATCCTCGCGGACGAACCGACCACCGCACTCGATGTGACCGTTCAGCAGCGCGTCTTGAAGACGCTCGACGCGACCGTTCGCGACCTGGATACGTCCCTGATCCTGATCTCTCACGACTTGGCGGTCGTGGCAGGCATGACCGACCGCGTCTACGTCATGTACAACGGGCGAATCCTTGAGGAAGGGAAAACCGAACGCGTCATCACTGACCCGCAGCATCGCTACACGAAGGCGCTGCTGCGCAGCGTGCGCAGTCTGACGGGGCGCGGGGAAGAACTGTACTCGATGCCGCCAGAGCTTCGTCGAAGCCTGAATGAGGAGACGGCGCATGCTTCTTGA
- a CDS encoding ABC transporter permease: MTLQQRAATPDISSGAQNAAPSRGVSAQRMAWAMFIRKPTTIVFVPLLALMVVFVVVVPFFGPSPIMTVFPVMSAPNPDNLLGTDELGRDFLVRVANGGRISLMVGFAVAVLCMTIGLVIGGAAGYYRGAVDLGLVKIAEFFQVLPAIVLAIVAAALLGDGMWLIVIILAVTMWPGVARIVRAEAMRISQMGYVESARAVGFPGYRIIVSDVIPNLMPPVLVATTLTVGRAILIESGLAFIGIGDPNNPSWGTLLSDAQGHMREGWWLAVFPGACIFFVVLAVNMLGDALNDSFNPMIGRVK, encoded by the coding sequence ATGACACTTCAGCAGCGGGCAGCGACGCCCGACATTTCCTCTGGAGCGCAGAACGCCGCCCCGAGCCGAGGGGTGAGTGCGCAACGGATGGCTTGGGCGATGTTCATCCGGAAACCAACGACAATTGTGTTCGTCCCCCTCCTGGCATTGATGGTTGTCTTCGTGGTGGTCGTGCCGTTCTTCGGACCGAGCCCGATCATGACCGTGTTTCCCGTGATGTCAGCACCGAATCCGGACAACCTGCTGGGTACGGATGAGTTGGGGCGTGACTTCCTCGTCCGAGTGGCGAACGGGGGCAGGATCTCGCTGATGGTCGGCTTCGCGGTTGCCGTGCTGTGCATGACCATCGGGCTCGTCATTGGTGGGGCCGCCGGATACTACCGTGGGGCCGTCGACCTCGGCCTGGTGAAGATCGCGGAGTTTTTCCAGGTGCTCCCGGCAATCGTGCTCGCAATCGTTGCCGCAGCATTGCTCGGGGACGGTATGTGGCTCATCGTCATCATCCTTGCCGTGACGATGTGGCCCGGGGTAGCGCGCATCGTGCGTGCCGAGGCGATGCGCATCTCACAGATGGGCTATGTCGAATCGGCCCGCGCGGTCGGGTTCCCCGGATATCGGATCATCGTGTCCGATGTGATTCCTAATCTCATGCCACCAGTTCTGGTCGCCACGACGTTGACTGTCGGCCGAGCGATTCTCATCGAGTCGGGCCTCGCCTTCATCGGGATCGGCGATCCAAACAACCCCAGTTGGGGCACTTTGCTTTCCGATGCGCAGGGGCACATGCGCGAAGGCTGGTGGCTCGCAGTGTTCCCCGGAGCCTGCATCTTCTTCGTTGTCCTCGCGGTGAACATGCTGGGGGACGCGCTGAATGACTCCTTCAACCCGATGATCGGACGTGTCAAGTGA
- a CDS encoding sugar ABC transporter ATP-binding protein yields the protein MRGPLVEMTSVVVEFASRRALDSVDLTIHPGEVHALMGENGAGKSTLIGALTGTHPIRSGSVLIAGEARTPTGVADARADGIATVFQETHLTPNLTVVENVMLGNEVRGRFGIDWTANRERTAEVLAQLGLSDLDPRARLSSLSPAVAQLVAVARALVLKPRILVLDEPTSSLDAEEARTLLRIVRRLRDAGTAILFVSHFLEHVLAVADRLTVLRAGRVVAEYDAADVERAELISNMIGEDIDALRELRSDRLAHHYAPGGPAMLHARELGRRGVLDPTDLELSRGEVVGVAGLRGSGRTELARLVGGVDRADSGELWLDGKRVRLRSPGAALRHRIALSTENLREEGVIGGLTARENIMLALQAMRGWSRPLSRGEQDALIDTYLDALHLAADDLDRPVETLSGGTQQKVMLARLLATRPHVLILDEPTRGIDIGAKVDIQRRIAKLAGEGVAVVFISSELEEVVRISDRIVVLKDREKIGEMSNGPGVTVDTIVEMIAADLAGEGFGGIDA from the coding sequence ATGAGGGGACCGCTCGTCGAGATGACGTCGGTCGTGGTCGAGTTCGCCAGCCGACGGGCGCTCGACAGTGTCGACCTGACGATCCATCCCGGCGAGGTCCACGCGCTCATGGGCGAGAACGGCGCGGGCAAATCGACGCTCATCGGCGCGCTCACGGGCACGCACCCGATTCGCTCCGGATCCGTCCTCATCGCGGGCGAGGCGCGCACACCGACGGGCGTGGCCGACGCCCGCGCGGACGGCATTGCGACCGTGTTCCAGGAGACCCACCTCACGCCGAACCTCACGGTCGTCGAGAACGTCATGCTCGGCAACGAGGTGCGCGGCCGGTTCGGCATCGACTGGACGGCGAACCGCGAGCGCACCGCGGAGGTGCTCGCGCAGCTCGGGTTGAGCGACCTCGACCCACGGGCGCGCCTGTCGTCGCTGTCGCCCGCCGTCGCGCAGCTCGTCGCGGTCGCGCGCGCCCTGGTGCTGAAACCACGGATCCTCGTGCTCGACGAGCCGACGTCGAGCCTCGACGCGGAGGAAGCGCGCACGCTGCTGCGGATCGTGCGGCGTCTGCGCGACGCGGGTACCGCGATCCTGTTCGTCTCGCACTTCCTCGAGCACGTGCTCGCCGTCGCCGACCGGCTCACTGTGCTGCGCGCGGGCCGCGTGGTTGCCGAATACGACGCCGCGGATGTCGAGCGCGCCGAGCTCATCTCGAACATGATCGGCGAGGACATCGACGCCCTGCGCGAGCTGCGCTCCGACCGCCTCGCCCATCACTACGCACCCGGCGGCCCCGCCATGCTGCACGCGCGCGAGCTCGGCCGGCGCGGCGTGCTGGATCCGACCGACCTCGAGCTCTCCCGCGGCGAGGTCGTGGGCGTCGCGGGGCTGCGCGGATCCGGACGCACCGAGCTCGCGCGGCTCGTGGGTGGCGTCGATCGCGCCGACTCCGGCGAACTGTGGCTGGACGGAAAACGCGTGCGTCTTCGCAGCCCGGGCGCGGCGCTGCGCCACCGGATCGCACTGTCGACTGAGAACCTGCGCGAGGAGGGCGTGATCGGCGGCCTCACTGCGCGCGAGAACATCATGCTCGCGCTGCAGGCGATGCGCGGATGGTCGCGTCCCCTCTCGCGCGGCGAGCAGGACGCGCTCATCGACACCTATCTCGACGCGCTCCACCTGGCGGCGGACGACCTCGACCGCCCCGTCGAGACGCTGTCCGGCGGCACCCAGCAGAAGGTGATGCTCGCGCGCCTCCTCGCGACGCGACCCCACGTGCTGATCCTCGACGAACCCACCCGCGGGATCGACATCGGAGCGAAAGTCGACATCCAGCGACGCATCGCCAAGCTCGCGGGGGAGGGCGTCGCGGTCGTATTCATCTCCTCAGAGCTAGAGGAGGTCGTGCGCATCAGCGACCGGATCGTGGTGCTCAAGGACCGCGAGAAGATCGGCGAAATGTCGAACGGCCCCGGCGTCACGGTCGACACGATCGTCGAGATGATCGCGGCCGACCTCGCGGGCGAGGGCTTCGGCGGCATCGACGCGTAA
- a CDS encoding ABC transporter substrate-binding protein encodes MSARTRIIKAAGIAAAGVLALGLASCAGGGGDDGGGGDGGDELTTVGFVAVGPEGDWRAANETNIQDTFTEDAGYELKYAPAANLDQKSQIDAFTSFVDEGVDVILLSATEGSGWEDSLERAQEAEIPVILIDRGIEPDNTDLYVTRIAPDNPQVAAGVAEWAVSEFPDGANYFVLEGPAGVSVVNERNEGWDSVMDSESGFTKLGAQTANWSTEEGKSVFETVLKSNDNDVQLLFAQNDEMGLGAIQAVEEAGLTPGEDVKIATIDGTRGAMEALAAGELSFVAEYNPLFGDTALDAVEKALAGESVEPYIIVPSETFDSPEAAEEALPEREY; translated from the coding sequence ATGTCCGCACGCACGCGCATCATCAAGGCGGCTGGCATCGCCGCTGCCGGAGTCCTGGCACTGGGCCTCGCGTCCTGCGCCGGTGGCGGGGGCGACGACGGAGGAGGCGGGGATGGCGGCGACGAGCTGACGACCGTCGGCTTCGTCGCGGTCGGCCCCGAGGGCGACTGGCGCGCCGCCAACGAGACGAACATCCAGGACACGTTCACGGAGGATGCCGGGTACGAGCTGAAGTACGCGCCCGCTGCGAACCTCGACCAGAAGTCGCAGATCGACGCCTTCACGTCGTTCGTCGACGAGGGCGTCGATGTCATCCTGCTGTCGGCGACCGAGGGGTCCGGCTGGGAAGACTCGCTCGAGCGCGCGCAGGAGGCGGAGATCCCCGTCATCCTCATCGACCGCGGCATCGAGCCCGACAACACCGACCTCTACGTCACGCGCATCGCGCCCGATAACCCACAGGTGGCCGCCGGCGTCGCCGAGTGGGCCGTGAGCGAGTTCCCGGACGGCGCGAACTACTTCGTGCTCGAGGGGCCCGCGGGCGTCTCCGTCGTCAACGAGCGCAACGAGGGCTGGGACTCGGTCATGGACTCCGAGTCCGGATTTACCAAGCTCGGTGCGCAGACCGCGAACTGGTCGACTGAGGAGGGCAAGAGCGTCTTCGAGACCGTGCTCAAGTCGAACGACAACGACGTGCAGCTGCTGTTCGCGCAGAACGACGAGATGGGGCTCGGCGCCATCCAGGCCGTCGAAGAGGCGGGCCTCACGCCCGGCGAGGACGTCAAGATCGCGACGATCGACGGCACGAGGGGGGCGATGGAAGCGCTCGCCGCCGGCGAGCTCAGCTTCGTCGCGGAGTACAACCCGCTCTTCGGTGACACCGCCCTCGACGCGGTCGAGAAGGCCCTCGCGGGTGAGAGCGTCGAGCCGTACATCATCGTGCCGAGCGAGACGT
- a CDS encoding ABC transporter ATP-binding protein: MLLEAKNLSKTFHTRQRSEPVHAVKDVSLHARPGEFVAIVGESGSGKSTVARMLLDLISVTSGTVELDGRPIGSLRRQEYRAYRRSVQAVLQDPAGSLNPRKRVEQAIGEVIRFHKLTSGQSEIRALAIEALQQVGLSPAENFLERFPHELSGGQRQRVLIARTLVLHPRIIVADEAVSALDASVKAGVLRVMADLKDRLGIGYVFITHDLPIVEKVADRVYVMRSGEVVEEGTTEAVFSNPEHPYTQNLLQATPVLPPLT; this comes from the coding sequence ATGCTTCTTGAGGCGAAGAACCTCTCCAAGACGTTCCACACCAGGCAACGGTCGGAGCCAGTACATGCCGTTAAAGACGTCAGTCTGCACGCCCGACCCGGCGAGTTCGTCGCGATCGTGGGAGAGAGCGGGAGCGGGAAGAGCACAGTTGCTCGAATGCTGCTCGATCTCATCTCGGTGACATCCGGCACGGTCGAATTGGATGGTCGCCCGATCGGGTCGCTGCGTCGACAGGAGTACCGGGCATACCGCAGGAGCGTGCAGGCAGTGCTGCAGGACCCCGCAGGATCGCTGAATCCTCGCAAGCGCGTCGAGCAAGCCATCGGCGAGGTCATCCGATTTCATAAGCTCACATCTGGCCAATCGGAGATCCGCGCTCTCGCGATCGAAGCGCTGCAGCAGGTAGGGCTCAGCCCGGCTGAGAATTTCCTTGAGCGTTTCCCTCACGAACTCAGCGGTGGGCAGCGCCAGCGGGTCCTCATCGCCCGCACGCTTGTCCTCCATCCCCGCATCATCGTGGCCGATGAGGCGGTGTCCGCTCTGGACGCGTCGGTCAAGGCCGGCGTGCTGCGAGTGATGGCCGACCTCAAGGACAGGCTCGGCATCGGATACGTATTCATCACGCACGATCTACCGATCGTGGAAAAGGTCGCCGACCGCGTGTACGTCATGCGGTCCGGTGAGGTTGTCGAGGAAGGCACGACGGAAGCCGTCTTCTCCAATCCGGAGCACCCGTACACGCAAAACCTTCTACAAGCTACGCCCGTCTTACCGCCGTTGACGTGA